GTTTCacctttttgactttttttcttttaaaaagtcCTCCTTAATTTAACCACAAATGATCTTGCAAGTGATCAATTTGGTCAATTCAAGCACACTTCACAAAAGAATCAGTAGCAATTCCTACTTTATGTAATTATAAAGGATGAATTAGAAAAAGCAGGATCATAAACCCTTGATTTGGTACATAGTTTCTACATCATAATATTAGCAACAAGCCTACAGACACCACCTTCAGTAGTATATTTAGTCCTGCAAACAGCTATACCACATATGACCCACCTGAAACTGCACAACTCATCTATACAATTCAAGTAGTAGTTTCTCGTATGTTAAGAAATAAAGGGAGAATAATGATTAGGTAAAACGAAAATGGCACAGCTTTGACATTAAAACATATGTAGCTCTTCTCTTTAGGCCTTTACAGCTTTACAGAGAAAAGACAGAAGCTTTCACAATCATTATACAAAACTTCACTCACATTAGTGACTCAGAATGCAAATGACACCTGATTTGTTGCATCACTAAAAGAGACGTGACACATGTATGCGGTTCCTGTCTTTTAAGTTTCCTGTCGGTCACAATGTGTCCAGCAAAACGAGGTGATGTTTCAACCTTTCACAAGCTTAAAGCAGTTCCCATTTCAGACATAAATCCATAAAGCCCATAACAAAtccattttatttctaaaaataaagaaacacGGGTTCCTGGTGTAAAGGAACACATGACAAGAGCTTTCACCTAGGAACAGTCTGAAGGGACCAGTGATTGGCATTTTCCTACATAGTTCAgacactgaaaaaagaaagaaaggacaAAGAATGTGTCATGCTGAAGAGGGAAGTGCTCTGAGCCTGTCAGCCATCTTGATGTTATAAGACAGGCTTGAAATGTAGATCTCTCAAATGAAAGCAAGTTGGTTGTCCAATGCACAGAAGGCTTGGTGCTCTCAGCTTAGAAGTGATCTATTTCACTAGACACTTTTAATAAAGTAAGCACTAACACAAAAAGGATGTTCATAAATAACCCAGGAGCACTTGAGATCCGGGTACTAGGAGATAGACAAGACTgaagtgggggaaaaaaactaaactaaattcCCTTTAGTGCCTCAAAAAGCACtcgtaaaaagaaaaaaaaaaattgatcacTTGCAAGATTAGTAACACAAAACACTGCTCTTCATTAGACATGTttatattcttattttttttctttgtttttatcgACAATCATCCTTGAGACTTTGAGCTCATTTAGTTCCTCTcgtaatgtaattttattaagACTAACAGAAGATGTCAAGGACACGCACATGTGTGGCTGACTTCACTGAGGAGAGACTGTGTCTGAGGCTTGTGGGCTGAAGCTTATCTGTACCCTGGGTGCTGGCCTTGCGTCTCGGAGGGGGGGACCACTACCCGGCCCATAGGGGGTGGCCTGTGCATCTTCCCCATCAGGATGAGATTCTGATCTCGGAAGCAGGGCGTCTGGAAGTCCCCTCCCATGCAATCTGCAGTTTGCATCAGATTAGTCTGCCCTATTAAGGCACCCCCTACTAATCGATAATGGGCCGCTCCTCCCACGGGGTCCATCCCTGGGGTGGGGTTGGTATTGCCCGTGCCAGTGCCATGGAAGGGCACCGGGAGGTCCTGTGAGCCAGAGCTGTCACTGTTGGGTGTGGGAAGAATACTACCCCACACCGGCGGCTGGTGGTAGTACTGCCCGTTGGTGTAGTGCGTTACCGCGCCTGGGGGCATTGCATTGCTGCTGTGGTTGCTGAGGAGTGGCGGCGAGGGGCTGGAGGGTTTCATGGCATAAGGCTGCCCCATGCCCATCTCTGGGGGATAGGTAATGCCCTTGCAGGGTAGGCCAGGGTCACGACTCTGCGGTTTGCAGGGGTGTCCGCCCCCTTCCGAAATGTGCTGAAGGTGAGCAAGCTGATGCTGAGTCCAGGACCTCATCTGTGGATGCTGGGGATTTCGCTGAAGTTGATGGCTTTGATGCTGTAGGTGCTGTTGTTTCATATCGCTGTGATACATGTGGTTCATTGCGGCCATGTTATGTGGAGGCATTGCACTCACCGGCGCAGAAGCAGTTACTTTATCAGGAGGTCCAATAGCACAGGATGGGTGCATAAGACCAGGAGCGAGTGCACTAGGGTTTCCCGCATGCACTGAGACTCGAGAACTGGCATTGATGAGTAGATTTCGGTTAATGGGACTAGGGTTGGCAATCTGCCCTTCACACATCGATGTGGCACTGGCGCCCTGAGCCCTAGCCTGGCAGAACTGGCTTATCTGATGCACTATGCTGTTTAAGTCCGCCTGACGATCCTGGTGGAGCCCTCCGGCCATGGACAATGGAATGGTTGAGGTAGAAACAGTCACGTTAGGAGGGGCGTCTGCAACCGGTAACTTCCGAGCACCCACCTGCAGGCTTGCAGAGGGGTTTTGTAGGTGCTGCTGAGGAAGCAGGATGGCTGAAGGTGGGTGGGCGCCAGGGTGGCCTAAAGAAGCTGCGTGGGACAGATTCTGAGGCCTTGGAAGGCCCTGGAGTTGCTGTGACATGGAGGAAGAAGGTCTGTGTCCGAGTCCTTGGTGTGGAGGCCCAGGCTGTTGCTGCAAAGTCTGGAGATTCTGAGGGTGTTGAGGAAGTCCCTGTGGATTCTGGGACGCTCTGGGAGGACCCTGCGACAGGTGGTGCAGGTTTAAAGTGCTGGCCGAGGTGGCTGCATAAGGGCCGCCGGCGGCATTCATAATCACCTCTGGGTGCAGACGTGCCCGTGTGCCGTCAAAGTCCTTGATGATGCCCTTGACGAGGGGCACTTTGACGATGGCAAGGAGACCGGTCTTGGCAGTAGTCTGAGAGGAAGGGTAGGGACTGTATCTGGGGCCAGCGGTGTCAAGTCCGTTGACTGTACGACGAATGTGGTTTCGCTGAGGGACCTTGACGCTGTTGGGGAAGATCTTGATGGTGAGTGGATTGTTGGCAACCTTTTTAGCATAAGCATCCAATTCCGCAGGGGTTGGATACTGAGCAGATCTCATCCTTTGTGGAGTGTCCCCTATATGGAAAAGGgacaaaaaagaagaagaagaacacaTTATGCATtgaaaaatggaaaaatgaGTCTTTATGACCTGTCCATTTTGTACACAAAGCTGGGCATGTGAGAGAATGGAGACTTAGAAGAGGATTAGAGATGTTCTCACTTCACAAATCTGATCTCCATCACAAATTCTGTGGGAAAAATTGGAGAAAGAGGCCATAGTAACTTTAGAAACTGCATTGGTACAGCTTAATTTTACACATACCATACcattcaaaaagaaattaatacatataTTCAGCAGGGGCACATAAAcgttttccatttcaaataaatgctgttgttttgaaatttatatttgaAGAATCTTGAACAAAATCTATCACATTTTGTACAAACATGTTAAGTATTACAACTGTTTTGAAgactgataataagaaatgtttcttgagcaccaaatcatcatattagaattatttatgaaggatcatgtgacactgaagactggagtaatgatgctgaaaattcagctttgccatcacaaggaataaattacattttaaaatataatcaaaaataaacgttatttaaaattgtaataatatttacaacttttgaactgtagtgtacatTACCAGTAAAAAATTCTGGACACATTTAACTATCTCAAGATCTTGATTGCTGCAATTCATTCAAAACCTTATGTGAGTGTTTGGTGTTAAGTCACATGCCAGAAAGATGTAGGTGAATGTTCGCTATCTCACTTCCTCTCCATCATCACTACCTAACATAACATGCTTCCTGTATGCTATGATGTgaatgccacacacacacacagtgaacaGGCAGACACCAGACAACACCAATAACTGTTAAGTACCTCTGTTATATTTAACAACACCTCTGTGATGTGTCTGTGCTTGATTCTCTTACAGTTTCAGTCTTAGAGTGTGAATAAGAAATTAAAACGTCTCGCCCTGCCCCCAAAAACATAGCAAGCATGTATGTCTGCGTGTAGTGTGGTAAGCATCTTAGCCTCATATGCTCTGAGCTCTAAATAAACTGTCTAATTGGTGAGCTTTTCTATCCGTCTTTCACAAACATCTGTTCTTCTCTTCAGGATCACAGTAATGCCTTTAAAGGTGaacataaaaaggaaaaaaacattaatgagCTGAATTATTTATTGGTTTTACATTCAGAAGTCTGCAGGTCTCCGCTCACAATACAAGCTCTTTTCCTGACACAATGCTGCTTTTCTAGAGAGTGACATCCTCACCTGCCGGGACATCTCTGATTCAGTGGGTTGAGAATAGAGGAGAGCGGGTGAGAGACAGATAGAAAAAACAAAGGAAGTGAGGGATAGAGAGAAGAAACTGAGGATGATAAGTGCTCTCTGTGAGGCTGCTGAAAGGGGGTCTTTGTATAAAACAAGCTTTCATCACTTGATGggagaaaagaaaagagagatagacagagagagatagagagagactTCTGATGTGCACCCACCTGCACTTCCCTTGCTCACACTGATATGgagtttacacacacacacacacacacacacacacacacacacaaagtattAACATGCATTTCTATGCGTTCCTGGCCCCCTTATCCCCAGTGAGAGGATGAACAGCCTGTGCACTGTGACTGAGCTCTTTCATCCAGCCTGAGCTGATTCAGTCACTGCTCACAGCTCATGCTGCCACAGCAAACACCCTAAACACGGAACAAACCCCCTACACTAACACTTAAGAAGAACTACAACCCAGTAAAAatttagaaattaaaataattaaggCATGTTTTCCACACAACTTCCAAGGAAGGATGATAGTTAAGAATTTATATGCTCCAATACAATAACAATACACAGTAagttatacactaccattcaaaagtttggtgtcagtacgaaagaaatgaatacttttattcagcaaggatgcattaaattgatcaaagtcGACAATGAAGGCTTACGCTAttataaagaaatatttaaaataaatgctgttcttttgaaatttctattcaaagaatcctgaaaaaatgaccagtttcaacaaaaatattaaacagaaaAACTGTCCTCTATActgataaaaaattatatatatacagtgggtacggaaagtattcagacccccttaaatttttcactctttgttatattgcagccatttgctaaaatcatttaagttcatttttttaatgtacatACAgtaccccatattgacagaaaaacacagaattgttgacatttttgcagatttattaaaaaagaaaaactgaaatatcacatggttctaagtattcagaccctttgctgtgacactcatatatttaactcaggtgctgtccatttcttctgatcatccttgagatggttctacaccttcatttgagtccagctgtgtttgattatactgattggacttgattaggaaagccacacacctgtctatataagaccttacagctcacagtgcatgtcagagcaaatgagaatcatgaggtcaaaggaactgcctgaagagctcagagacagaattgtggcaaggcacagatctggccaaggttacaaaaacatttctgctgcgcttaaggttcctaagagcacagtggcctccataatccttaaatggaagacgtttgggacgaccagaacccttcctagagctggccgtccggccaaactgagctatcaggggagaagagccttggtgagagaggtaaagaagaacccaaagatcactgtggctgagctccagagatgcagtcgggagatggaagaaagttgtagaaagtcaaccatcactgcagccctccaccagtcggggctttatggcagagtggcccgacagaAGCCTCTCCTCTGTGCaggacacatgaaagcccgcatggagtttgctaaaaaacacctgaaggactccaagatggtgagaaataagattctctggtctgatgagaccaagatagaactttttggccttaattctaagtggtatgtgtggagaaaaccaggcactgctcactgctgaatactttccgtacccactgcatatacatatttttattattattattttatttttatttttttttgagcaccaaataatcacattagaatgattctgaaggatcatgtggcactgaagactggagaaattatgctaaaaattcagctttgccatcaaataaataaataacattttaaaatatatttaaaaagaaaggtTATTAAATTCTAATagtatttaacaatattatactgttcttactgtatttttgaaaaaaataaatgcagccttggtgaacagactctttcaaaaacatttaaaaaaaatgttgaacattttttttcaaaacatcattTTGTACAGTTTCTTTTGGTTTAAGTACTGGCTTATAAATAACAAATTTAGCTTAAAGCATCATCAAATACTGAATAAGTGAACATGCATGGGGAGGGAGATGTGTATGTAAGGCCTTTAAATTCTTAAGAAATTCTGTGGCGCGTTAATTAGCAACTAGCTTGATATATGCTAACTTATCCTAACTAGCAAACACAAACCTCAAcagacacacatatacacaaatatGTTGTCAATGACATTCAGCTtcttgtgaatttttttttttttttgtgcagagTAGGAATTACAATCCTCAACTCCATCCTCTGACACCTCACACAACATTCAGAAGCCCTGCCATTCACTCATCACATCTGTCtgtatttttttccctctccctctccctctatGTGGGCCGTTGACTAAACAAAATGGCCCCTGACATTTCTTAGCTAAATAGCTTTCCTGCCAATCTCAGGCCGTGTCAGCTGCCTTCACCGGTTGCCCACATTTGCTCACCTCCtaaagagagagaagagagaatgAGGAAAatcagaggaagaggaggaggaagaagagccATGTTGGGCTCAGTAAATGAACCACCGCAGGACTCGATCAAGGAGTGAGGAAGAGGACAGTCATTATGCTAATAACTCATGAGGGAACGCTCTCTCTATTTCCActgcatctctctctctgtctttgccGTTTTCCCCTGTTGAGTGACATCCCCGGGGAGGCCGGCCAGTGATAATGAGGAGTCAATCTTGTTAGTATTAGACAACAACATACAGGTCGGCAGTCATGCAATCCATTGAGTACAGGAGAGGAGGGCAGAGGAAAGCGATCAGGTGACATTTAAACATGCACTGAGCATCTATGTAAATGTCTCGACGGACTTTAACATCTCTAGAGCTCAGAGCCAGATCTGCCTCACTTCTCTTTGGGGTttgtaattaaagggatagtccacttAAATTAATGTTCTGTCATGATATACCTGTTCCAAACCTTTTtaatgtggaacacaaaaggagatatcaagcagAATGCTCAAGCAGCTCTTTTACCTTCAAGTGAATGGTGACCACAGCTGTCACTGGTCCCCGCATCTACTTTGTGTTTATGTACTTCTGAAGTTCCACTTCAGTCAGACAAATTAAGTaattaagtaattttttttttaaagtcatatAAACAATATAGTTCAACTGAAATCGTCATATATTGAGTAAAGTCAGACTATAGCTCAGCTTCATTCAGTATATAAACATTGTAGTCAGACTACAATTTTCCTTAGCAAGGTACATGTGATCTCGACAGAGGTGATGCTCAATGAGTGTTTAATGCTTCAAATATTTTTCAGTTTCGCATGTACAGtacactgaccccaaacttttgaatggtagtgtaaactAAAAAGCAACTTGGACATTCCGCTTAACATCTGCTTTTGTGTTTTGTATTCAGAAgagatttttcatttcatttttagactatccctttaaaacagtGTTTTGCACTAACTTTCCTCccttcctccctccctccctctctctcatcAGCAGTGATTTGAGGATCACAGTAATCAGCCAAACCCCAGGAGCACCATTACAGTCACACAGGGTTGTTACACAGCTATTGTCAGCCTTTTCTGTCTAAGAACACCATACACACCTCCCAACTGCCTTTTTGCCTTCCGCAcagacatcacacacacacacacacacacacacacacacacacacacacacacacacacacacacacacacacacacacacacacacacacacacacacacacatgcttttAAACTCTCTTTAATCCGTGAGACTGCTGATCTGAGTGGGTGTTCTTATATTGTCTTATATAGGGTTATTCCTCATGGAGAAGCAAAGCCTCCTCCTTCTATTCATCTCTTTCTTCTTATCTAAAACCATCTCTTCCTCCCTGCACATCTCACCTTCTTTTCAGCTCCCTTTGAAAGACTTCAGAAAGAGAAAAGCAAAAGAAACCATGCTCTATTTAGACAAAagactgtctttttttttgCCCCAATGTATTTTCATGGCTTGCAATCCTGCATTCCAAGGTATATTCTGGCTCTTACTGTGTCTCCCGAGTTCCCTGAGGGAAACTGTGCCAGTGCCAGATGTGCTCCAGTAACATCTGGACCACAACAGGGAGCACACGAATTTGAAAGGGCAGTTAATGACATGCCATGGGACGTTTAAACCAGCATATGCATCATTACATTACATGATGTCGATGGCTTTAAACAGCTGAGGCTTTTCTGAATCTTTCAGTTTGAGGGTttggaaatgaaaaacaacaacaacaacaacaacaacaatttcagataaaattatataatatttttattattattaaataaaatattaaacaaaaataagaaatatatcactatagtaataaaatatttaataaataattattttatgttaCAGTACAACTGTAAATTTGCAATACTATTATTTGTGTTAAACcatcaagcttttattttggtggaaaaACACAGGGAGTTTTAAAGCACCTCCTCTGTTGGCAACAGGTTTATAAACACTCATTGCAAATCTGATGAAATGGGTGGCACACGGACAACACTTATCATGCGAGAACATTTGATAATCATACTATACACCATTTTGCAATCTCGATTTTTCGGTTTCGATTTTGATTATTCATTCAGCTCAACCTTGAGGTAAATGTTTCtatcattttattttctaaTTGTTTCGATACCTTTTATTTTCATGGAAGATACAATTTGAATATCTAAAATTGACAATAAATGCCATATTTTGATCAGaggattatatttaaataagtgtttacaGAAGAGCAGTACAAGTTTTTCAAACACGAAATTGTGTTATTTGAGCCCTAATATATTGGAAAGCAGCAATAAATGAATTGTTCAGAAGATTCTGCCCATTTTTTGGTTAACACACGCCTATGCGCTATTAAACAACTGGAATTATCagagaaatgaaaacaaatatgttataaaacaataagatgattatttattttttttaccatcaGGTCCATGAAATTGATTGAGGGACTAGATGTGGACCATTAAGCTTGattttcatttatgttttgtCCAGTTAATAGGAATTTCTGTGATGTTCTTAATCTATGAGACAACATCAGTAACATCCATGAATCTTCATAGACAAACAATGGGCCTGTAGTTACACATCTAAATTCATTGAGTCTTACTTTGTGtgcaatgaatgaataaaaaaaaataaaataaaaaaatctgcttTCCATTATTTGTTTGAAAGAAGCACCAGCATAAGAGATATGCCTTAATTTCCTCTTTCCTACCTGTTCTCCCCCTGTAGTTCCTGTAGTTAGTAATATGACTTCATCTCTTTCTGTATTCCTACTAGATAGAAATACGACTTCCGTCTTTCTGTGATTTCTGCTCTCTCCTGCAGTTAAAGATATGTCTCCAGCCTCTCAGTAATTGCCGC
This DNA window, taken from Megalobrama amblycephala isolate DHTTF-2021 linkage group LG4, ASM1881202v1, whole genome shotgun sequence, encodes the following:
- the fam222ba gene encoding protein FAM222B, which produces MLACLPGPGDLSLQLHPHSQMNTGLQKWDTPQRMRSAQYPTPAELDAYAKKVANNPLTIKIFPNSVKVPQRNHIRRTVNGLDTAGPRYSPYPSSQTTAKTGLLAIVKVPLVKGIIKDFDGTRARLHPEVIMNAAGGPYAATSASTLNLHHLSQGPPRASQNPQGLPQHPQNLQTLQQQPGPPHQGLGHRPSSSMSQQLQGLPRPQNLSHAASLGHPGAHPPSAILLPQQHLQNPSASLQVGARKLPVADAPPNVTVSTSTIPLSMAGGLHQDRQADLNSIVHQISQFCQARAQGASATSMCEGQIANPSPINRNLLINASSRVSVHAGNPSALAPGLMHPSCAIGPPDKVTASAPVSAMPPHNMAAMNHMYHSDMKQQHLQHQSHQLQRNPQHPQMRSWTQHQLAHLQHISEGGGHPCKPQSRDPGLPCKGITYPPEMGMGQPYAMKPSSPSPPLLSNHSSNAMPPGAVTHYTNGQYYHQPPVWGSILPTPNSDSSGSQDLPVPFHGTGTGNTNPTPGMDPVGGAAHYRLVGGALIGQTNLMQTADCMGGDFQTPCFRDQNLILMGKMHRPPPMGRVVVPPSETQGQHPGYR